One Halomonas sp. M4R1S46 genomic window carries:
- a CDS encoding phasin family protein yields MSKATTDKTTEQFESLFVQPMRSYAALNLEYAEKLVSTQFDSARALTDLGLAQARGWLEVKDADGVQKAMEGQQKVLQDLGERVKSDSEALMSLGQEYVQKGQKLVEEQVKAASTR; encoded by the coding sequence ATGAGCAAGGCAACGACCGACAAGACCACCGAACAGTTCGAGTCCCTCTTTGTGCAACCCATGCGGTCCTATGCCGCGCTGAACCTGGAATATGCCGAGAAGCTGGTGTCCACCCAGTTCGACTCGGCTCGCGCCCTGACCGACCTGGGCCTGGCCCAGGCGCGCGGCTGGCTCGAGGTCAAGGATGCCGACGGCGTCCAGAAGGCCATGGAAGGCCAGCAGAAGGTGCTCCAGGACCTCGGCGAGCGCGTCAAGAGCGACTCCGAGGCGCTGATGAGCCTCGGCCAGGAGTATGTCCAGAAGGGGCAGAAGCTGGTCGAGGAGCAGGTCAAGGCCGCCAGCACCCGCTGA
- the uraD gene encoding 2-oxo-4-hydroxy-4-carboxy-5-ureidoimidazoline decarboxylase, producing the protein MSGKILSPRPSELGQADFVAQYGDIYEHSPWVAELAWERGLDSTQDSPQGLAEAMGRVLREASAERQLEVIRAHPDLAGKAAIAGELTDDSTREQAGAGLNQCTPEEMARFERLNADYKAKFDFPFVMAVKGSDRHAILAAFETRLENDPAEERRTAIEQINRIAGFRLEDRAA; encoded by the coding sequence ATGAGCGGCAAGATCCTTTCCCCGCGGCCCAGCGAGCTGGGCCAGGCCGACTTCGTCGCGCAGTACGGCGACATCTACGAGCACTCGCCCTGGGTGGCCGAGCTCGCCTGGGAGCGGGGCCTCGACAGCACCCAGGACAGCCCCCAGGGCCTGGCCGAGGCCATGGGCCGGGTCCTGCGGGAGGCGAGCGCCGAGCGCCAGCTCGAGGTCATCCGCGCCCACCCCGACCTGGCCGGCAAGGCGGCCATCGCCGGCGAGCTCACCGATGATTCCACCCGGGAGCAGGCCGGTGCCGGCCTCAACCAGTGCACCCCCGAGGAGATGGCACGCTTCGAGCGCCTCAACGCCGACTACAAGGCCAAGTTCGACTTTCCCTTCGTGATGGCCGTCAAGGGCAGCGATCGACATGCCATCCTCGCGGCCTTCGAGACGCGCCTGGAGAACGACCCCGCCGAGGAGCGTCGCACCGCCATCGAGCAGATCAATCGCATCGCCGGCTTCCGGCTGGAGGACCGGGCGGCCTGA
- the glcD gene encoding glycolate oxidase subunit GlcD: MNIHFDARLDGELPRRDKAEVLASLQQAAPGLTLLHREEDLHPFECDGLAAYRVLPMLVALPESLDQVEALLEGCRELGVPVVTRGAGTGLSGGALPLEQGVLLVMSRFNRILVVDPDARTARVQPGVRNLAISEAAAPHGLYYAPDPSSQIACSIGGNVAENAGGVHCLKYGLTVHNVMQVEIITIEGERLTLGSEALDAPGFDLLALINGSEGMLGVVTEITVKLLPKPETAKVLMASFDDVGKAGRAVGDIIAAGIVPGGLEMMDNLAIRAAEDFIHAGYPVEAEAILLCELDGVEADVDDDCARVREVLEAAGATDIQQAHDEAERALFWAGRKNAFPAVGRMSPDYYCMDGTIPRRELPRVLQGISELSEQFGLRVANVFHAGDGNMHPLILFDANRPGELEQAEDLGGKILELCVEAGGSITGEHGVGREKINQMCAQFSSRELTTFHAVKAAFDPERLLNPGKNIPTLARCAEFGAMHVHGGELPHPELPRF, encoded by the coding sequence ATGAATATCCACTTCGACGCGCGACTCGATGGTGAGCTGCCTCGCCGGGACAAGGCGGAGGTGCTCGCCAGCCTCCAGCAGGCCGCTCCCGGCCTGACCCTGCTCCATCGCGAGGAAGACCTGCATCCCTTCGAGTGCGATGGCCTGGCCGCCTATCGCGTGCTGCCCATGCTGGTGGCCCTGCCGGAGAGCCTCGACCAGGTAGAGGCCCTGCTCGAGGGCTGCCGGGAACTGGGCGTGCCGGTGGTCACCCGCGGCGCCGGTACCGGCCTCTCCGGGGGCGCCCTGCCCCTGGAGCAGGGTGTGCTGCTGGTGATGTCGCGCTTCAACCGGATCCTCGTCGTGGACCCCGACGCCCGCACCGCCCGGGTCCAGCCCGGCGTGCGCAACCTGGCCATCTCCGAGGCCGCCGCCCCCCATGGGCTCTACTATGCGCCGGATCCCTCCTCGCAGATCGCCTGCTCGATCGGCGGCAACGTGGCGGAGAACGCCGGCGGCGTGCACTGCCTGAAGTACGGCCTGACCGTGCACAACGTGATGCAGGTCGAGATCATCACCATCGAGGGCGAACGCCTGACCCTCGGCAGCGAGGCCCTGGATGCCCCGGGCTTCGACCTGCTGGCCCTGATCAACGGCTCCGAGGGCATGCTCGGGGTGGTCACCGAGATCACCGTCAAGCTGCTGCCCAAGCCGGAGACCGCCAAGGTGCTGATGGCCAGCTTCGACGACGTGGGCAAGGCCGGCCGCGCCGTGGGCGACATCATCGCCGCCGGCATCGTCCCCGGCGGCCTGGAGATGATGGACAACCTGGCGATCCGCGCCGCCGAGGACTTCATCCATGCCGGCTACCCCGTCGAGGCGGAGGCCATCCTGCTGTGCGAGCTGGACGGCGTGGAGGCCGACGTCGACGACGACTGCGCCCGGGTGCGCGAGGTGCTCGAGGCGGCCGGCGCCACCGACATCCAGCAGGCCCACGACGAGGCCGAGCGCGCCCTGTTCTGGGCCGGGCGCAAGAACGCCTTCCCCGCGGTGGGCCGGATGTCGCCGGACTACTACTGCATGGACGGCACCATCCCGCGCCGCGAGTTGCCCCGCGTGCTGCAGGGCATCAGTGAGCTGTCCGAGCAGTTCGGCCTGCGGGTCGCCAACGTCTTCCATGCCGGCGACGGCAACATGCACCCGCTGATCCTGTTCGATGCCAACCGCCCCGGCGAGCTGGAGCAGGCCGAGGACCTCGGCGGCAAGATCCTCGAGCTGTGCGTCGAGGCCGGGGGCTCGATCACCGGCGAGCACGGCGTGGGCCGCGAGAAGATCAACCAGATGTGCGCCCAGTTCAGCAGTCGCGAGCTGACCACCTTCCACGCGGTGAAGGCGGCCTTCGACCCCGAGCGCCTGCTCAACCCGGGCAAGAACATCCCGACCCTGGCCCGCTGCGCCGAGTTCGGTGCCATGCACGTGCACGGCGGTGAACTGCCGCACCCCGAGCTGCCGCGTTTCTGA
- a CDS encoding GntR family transcriptional regulator: protein MNQRQVVDGGKSSDGGGRPGKNGDGAERHEAIYQSISDAIIEHRLKPGARLREDALAEVFGISRTGIRKILQRLALEQLVTLTPRRGASVTRPTADEAKDVFDARQMVECGLMPEVARRITAEDAQSLREMAAREREALRAGEQSAAIKLSAAFHGRLARISGNATLAAFVERLCSRSSLILAVYGNAGHLGCESHDHDDLVGYLVSGNGERAQAFMSRHLKAIEASLSIHAEEDEAPDLFEIFSG from the coding sequence ATGAACCAGCGTCAGGTCGTTGACGGGGGCAAGTCCAGCGACGGCGGCGGTCGCCCCGGCAAGAACGGCGACGGCGCCGAGCGTCACGAGGCGATCTACCAGTCGATCAGCGATGCCATCATCGAGCATCGCCTCAAGCCCGGTGCGCGGCTGCGGGAGGATGCCCTGGCCGAGGTCTTCGGCATCAGCCGTACCGGCATCCGCAAGATCCTGCAGCGCCTGGCCCTGGAGCAGCTGGTGACCCTGACCCCCCGCCGCGGCGCCAGCGTGACGCGGCCCACCGCCGACGAGGCCAAGGATGTCTTCGATGCCCGGCAGATGGTCGAGTGCGGCCTGATGCCCGAGGTCGCCCGGCGCATCACCGCCGAGGATGCCCAGTCGCTGCGCGAGATGGCGGCCCGGGAGCGCGAGGCGCTCCGGGCCGGCGAGCAGAGTGCCGCCATCAAGCTGTCCGCGGCCTTTCATGGCCGCCTGGCACGGATCTCCGGCAACGCCACCCTGGCGGCCTTCGTCGAGCGCCTGTGCTCGCGCTCCTCGCTGATCCTCGCGGTGTACGGCAACGCCGGCCACCTGGGCTGTGAATCCCACGACCACGACGACCTGGTGGGCTACCTGGTGAGCGGCAACGGCGAGCGCGCCCAGGCCTTCATGAGCCGCCACCTCAAGGCCATCGAGGCCTCGCTGTCCATCCATGCCGAAGAGGACGAGGCCCCGGACCTGTTCGAGATCTTCTCGGGGTGA
- a CDS encoding choline sulfate utilization transcriptional regulator, which translates to MSPNGLRVFESAARHLSFTAAAEELRSTQSAVSQQVRGLEEQLGLRLFDRVYRGVRLTEPGQALFGAVQEGFATIEKTIDRLQQRHRNPRLTILTDFSLASYWLLPRLPAFRERHPHIDVRIMTNQGVFDWRGQEVDIAIVFGDRRGLEGVPRLLDEEVFPVCSPGFLEEFGPIDDLARLSEVPLLTLTADQGQSWLDWPGYFERLGGQVHQAPSELIFNNYTLLVQAAIAGQGVALGWRGLVDDLLERGMLVGLEGLNLRTPNGYGMIDVHPEDRSPAKQAFQDWVLSN; encoded by the coding sequence GTGTCGCCCAACGGCCTGCGGGTCTTCGAGTCGGCGGCCCGCCATCTGAGCTTTACCGCGGCGGCGGAGGAGCTGCGTTCCACCCAGTCGGCCGTCAGCCAGCAGGTGCGGGGGCTCGAGGAGCAGCTCGGCCTGCGGCTGTTCGATCGCGTCTATCGCGGCGTGCGGCTGACCGAGCCGGGACAGGCCCTGTTCGGAGCCGTCCAGGAGGGGTTCGCGACCATCGAGAAGACGATCGATCGTCTGCAGCAGCGCCATCGCAACCCGCGGCTGACCATACTCACCGATTTCTCGCTGGCCTCGTACTGGCTGTTGCCTCGCCTGCCGGCCTTCCGTGAACGGCACCCGCATATCGACGTGCGGATCATGACCAACCAGGGCGTCTTCGACTGGCGGGGGCAGGAAGTCGATATCGCCATCGTGTTCGGCGACCGGCGGGGCCTGGAAGGGGTGCCTCGGTTGCTCGACGAGGAGGTGTTTCCGGTGTGCAGCCCCGGCTTCCTGGAGGAGTTCGGCCCGATCGACGACCTGGCACGCCTGAGCGAGGTGCCGCTGCTGACGTTGACCGCCGACCAGGGCCAGAGCTGGCTGGATTGGCCGGGCTACTTCGAGCGGCTGGGAGGACAAGTCCATCAGGCCCCGTCGGAGCTGATCTTCAACAACTATACGCTGCTGGTGCAGGCGGCGATCGCCGGGCAGGGGGTCGCGCTCGGCTGGCGGGGGCTGGTCGATGACCTGCTCGAGCGTGGCATGCTGGTGGGACTGGAGGGGCTGAACCTGAGGACCCCCAACGGCTACGGCATGATCGATGTCCACCCGGAGGACCGCAGCCCCGCCAAGCAGGCCTTCCAGGACTGGGTGCTGTCCAATTGA
- a CDS encoding urate hydroxylase PuuD: MEAYFLDFANLLLRWLHVIAAVAWIGESIYFVMLDNGLRPPKAAEDQRKGVFGEMWAVHGGGFYHNQKYASAPEKLPEDLHWSFWKAYTTWLSGFGLFVLLYMANPGFYLVNPGSDWAWAANLSGWQANVVALLFLLSGWVVYNEMCKRISPNMERDGLLSLAVAVMMVVVAYLSTQIFAGRAAFLLTGAVMATAMSANVFFWIIPGQRRMVKAMKAGETPNPIDGKRGKQRSVHNTYFTLPVVLLMLSNHYSFTYTHELSWVIMSLFIFAGALIRQFFVLMHAGHLKPAYPAAGVALILVAVWVGAPTAGNATAAATASTEAAGGEEAPADTEMVAQGEALEEVHAIITERCVSCHAQNPEHAGFSAAPAGVILDTPEQMLRQVDQIKQVVASGYMPLGNITQMTDEERAKIAAWTP, from the coding sequence ATGGAAGCCTACTTTCTGGACTTCGCCAACCTCCTGCTGAGGTGGCTGCACGTGATCGCCGCCGTGGCCTGGATCGGCGAGTCGATCTACTTCGTCATGCTGGACAACGGCCTGCGACCGCCCAAGGCCGCCGAGGACCAGCGCAAGGGCGTGTTCGGCGAGATGTGGGCGGTGCATGGTGGTGGCTTCTACCACAACCAGAAGTACGCCAGCGCCCCGGAGAAGCTCCCCGAGGACCTGCACTGGTCGTTCTGGAAGGCCTACACGACCTGGCTGTCCGGCTTTGGCCTGTTCGTGCTGCTCTACATGGCCAATCCCGGCTTCTACCTGGTCAATCCGGGCAGCGACTGGGCATGGGCCGCCAACCTGAGCGGCTGGCAGGCCAACGTGGTGGCCCTGCTGTTCCTGCTCTCGGGTTGGGTGGTCTATAACGAGATGTGCAAGCGCATCAGCCCCAACATGGAGCGCGATGGCCTGCTGAGCCTGGCCGTGGCGGTGATGATGGTGGTGGTGGCCTACCTGAGCACCCAGATATTCGCGGGCCGCGCCGCCTTCCTGCTCACCGGCGCGGTGATGGCCACCGCCATGTCGGCGAACGTCTTCTTCTGGATCATCCCGGGCCAGCGCCGCATGGTGAAGGCCATGAAGGCCGGCGAGACCCCCAACCCCATCGACGGCAAGCGTGGCAAGCAGCGCTCGGTGCACAACACCTACTTCACGCTGCCGGTGGTGCTGCTGATGCTCAGCAACCACTACTCCTTCACTTATACCCATGAGCTTTCCTGGGTGATCATGTCGCTGTTCATCTTCGCCGGGGCCCTGATCCGCCAGTTCTTCGTGCTGATGCACGCCGGCCATCTCAAGCCCGCCTACCCGGCGGCGGGGGTCGCCTTGATCCTGGTGGCGGTGTGGGTCGGGGCACCCACCGCGGGCAATGCCACCGCCGCCGCCACGGCCAGCACCGAGGCCGCCGGGGGCGAGGAGGCGCCGGCCGACACCGAAATGGTGGCCCAGGGCGAGGCACTCGAGGAGGTGCACGCCATCATCACCGAACGCTGCGTGTCCTGCCATGCCCAGAACCCCGAGCATGCCGGCTTCTCGGCGGCACCGGCGGGGGTGATCCTGGACACCCCCGAGCAGATGCTGCGCCAGGTCGACCAGATCAAGCAGGTGGTCGCCAGCGGCTACATGCCGCTCGGCAACATCACCCAGATGACCGACGAGGAGCGTGCGAAGATCGCCGCCTGGACCCCGTGA
- the glcF gene encoding glycolate oxidase subunit GlcF, translated as MQTHFTEQDLQQPHIREADRVLRTCVHCGFCNATCPTYQLLGDERDGPRGRIYLMKQMLENPDDDNVTEETRLHLDRCLTCRNCETTCPSGVEYHKLLDIGRAEIERRVPRSVPDRALRLGLRKALVDPARFKALLRMGQVFRPLVPGTLRSKMPPVPVDAGTRPEGGRHTRQMLILEGCVQPGLSPNTNAATARVLDRLGIGLTPAPEAGCCGAIDYHLNAQEAGRARMRANIDAWWPHIEAGCEAIVQTASGCGAMVKEYGEVLADDPDYVEKAERISALAKDLVEILREENLERLTLREHKRLAFHCPCTLQHAQKLGGSVDALLARLGFPLTPVQDAHLCCGSAGTYSVTQPELATQLRDNKLDALEAGSPEVIVTANIGCQTHLAGAGRTPVRHWIEIVDEAIA; from the coding sequence ATGCAGACGCACTTCACCGAACAGGATCTCCAGCAGCCACATATCCGCGAGGCCGACCGCGTGCTGCGCACCTGTGTGCACTGCGGCTTCTGCAATGCCACCTGCCCCACCTACCAGCTGCTGGGCGACGAGCGTGACGGCCCGCGCGGGCGCATCTACCTGATGAAGCAGATGCTGGAGAATCCCGACGACGACAACGTCACCGAGGAAACCCGGCTGCACCTGGATCGCTGCCTCACCTGCCGCAACTGCGAGACCACCTGTCCGTCCGGGGTGGAATACCACAAGCTGCTCGACATCGGCCGCGCCGAGATCGAGCGGCGGGTGCCGCGCTCCGTCCCCGACCGCGCGCTGCGCCTCGGGCTGCGCAAGGCGTTGGTGGACCCCGCTCGCTTCAAGGCGCTGCTCAGGATGGGCCAGGTGTTCCGCCCCCTGGTGCCGGGCACCCTCCGCAGCAAGATGCCGCCGGTCCCGGTGGACGCCGGCACGCGTCCCGAGGGCGGCCGCCATACACGGCAGATGCTGATCCTCGAGGGCTGCGTGCAGCCGGGCCTGTCGCCCAACACCAATGCCGCCACCGCCCGGGTCCTCGACCGCCTCGGCATCGGCCTGACCCCGGCCCCGGAGGCCGGCTGCTGCGGGGCCATCGACTACCACCTCAACGCCCAGGAGGCCGGGCGGGCCCGCATGCGCGCCAACATCGACGCCTGGTGGCCACATATCGAGGCCGGCTGCGAAGCCATCGTGCAGACCGCCAGCGGCTGCGGGGCGATGGTCAAGGAGTACGGCGAGGTGCTGGCCGACGATCCCGACTACGTCGAGAAGGCCGAGCGCATCAGTGCCCTGGCCAAGGACCTGGTGGAGATCCTGCGCGAGGAGAACCTGGAGCGCCTGACCCTGCGCGAGCACAAGCGCCTGGCCTTCCATTGCCCCTGTACCCTGCAGCACGCCCAGAAGCTCGGCGGCAGCGTCGACGCCCTGCTGGCCCGACTCGGCTTCCCGCTGACGCCGGTGCAGGACGCCCACCTCTGCTGCGGCTCGGCGGGCACCTACTCCGTGACCCAGCCGGAACTCGCCACCCAGCTGCGCGACAACAAGCTCGATGCCCTGGAAGCGGGCAGTCCAGAGGTGATCGTGACAGCGAATATCGGCTGCCAGACCCACCTGGCCGGCGCGGGTCGCACCCCGGTGCGCCACTGGATCGAGATCGTCGACGAGGCGATCGCATGA
- a CDS encoding glutathione S-transferase family protein — protein MTRVLYELCGMDESLRFSPYCWRVRYALAHKGLDVETRPWRFTDKQALAFADHDKVPVLVDGDEVVTDSYAILRYLDRAYPEAPLLGEPLADARGRFFKHYAERALAPAMMRTIIMDLFNAVHPDDRAYFRESRETRFGRTLEEFHSPAKGLAQLDAALAPLRGRFEEADFLDGEAPAGADYLVFGFFMWARCVSSADLVSNADPVHAWVERMLDRHDGLGRRATRVTDIEGAYR, from the coding sequence ATGACACGGGTGCTCTACGAACTCTGCGGGATGGACGAGTCGCTGCGGTTCTCGCCGTACTGTTGGCGGGTCCGTTATGCCCTGGCCCACAAGGGGCTGGACGTCGAGACACGCCCCTGGCGCTTCACCGACAAGCAGGCGCTGGCCTTCGCCGACCACGACAAGGTGCCGGTCCTCGTCGACGGCGACGAGGTGGTCACCGACAGCTATGCGATCCTGCGCTACCTGGATCGCGCCTATCCCGAGGCACCGCTGCTCGGCGAGCCCCTGGCCGATGCCCGGGGGCGCTTCTTCAAGCACTATGCCGAGCGCGCGCTGGCGCCGGCGATGATGCGCACCATCATCATGGACCTGTTCAATGCCGTGCATCCCGACGACCGCGCCTACTTTCGCGAGTCCCGCGAGACGCGTTTCGGTCGCACCCTGGAGGAGTTCCACTCCCCGGCCAAGGGCCTGGCCCAGCTCGACGCGGCCCTCGCCCCGTTGCGTGGACGCTTCGAGGAGGCCGATTTCCTGGATGGCGAGGCCCCCGCCGGTGCCGACTATCTGGTGTTCGGCTTCTTCATGTGGGCGCGCTGCGTCTCCAGCGCCGACCTGGTCTCCAATGCCGACCCGGTCCATGCCTGGGTCGAGCGCATGCTCGACCGGCACGACGGCCTCGGTCGTCGGGCCACGCGCGTGACCGATATCGAGGGCGCCTACCGCTGA
- a CDS encoding phosphoribosyltransferase, with translation MFRDRLEAAEGLVQRLEHLRGRDPLILAIPRGGVPMGRLIADELEGELDVVLVRKIGAPGNPEYAIGAVGEQDRVQLEPAAGHYPESAITREIETQQALIEERRRRYTPVRAPIDPAGRIVVVVDDGSATGATMATALGSLRPRHPARLIAAVGAAPPETVARLERLADEVVCLLAPANFGAVGQFFANFGQVSDDEVIRLLGTEHG, from the coding sequence ATGTTCCGCGATCGACTGGAGGCTGCCGAGGGACTGGTGCAACGGCTTGAGCACCTGCGAGGGCGCGACCCCCTGATCCTGGCGATTCCCCGAGGGGGGGTGCCCATGGGCCGGCTGATCGCCGACGAGCTGGAGGGGGAACTGGACGTGGTGCTGGTGAGGAAGATCGGCGCCCCGGGCAACCCGGAATACGCCATCGGCGCGGTCGGCGAACAGGACCGCGTCCAGCTCGAGCCGGCGGCCGGTCACTACCCGGAGTCGGCCATCACCCGGGAAATCGAGACCCAGCAGGCGCTGATCGAGGAGCGTCGCCGCCGCTACACGCCGGTGCGCGCCCCCATCGACCCCGCCGGGCGCATCGTGGTGGTGGTCGACGACGGCAGTGCCACCGGCGCCACCATGGCCACGGCACTGGGCAGCCTGCGCCCGCGCCATCCGGCCCGGCTGATCGCCGCCGTGGGGGCGGCGCCCCCGGAGACCGTGGCACGCCTGGAACGGCTCGCCGACGAGGTGGTGTGCCTGCTCGCCCCGGCCAACTTCGGCGCCGTCGGCCAGTTCTTCGCCAACTTCGGGCAGGTGAGCGACGACGAGGTGATCCGGCTACTGGGCACCGAGCACGGCTGA
- the uraH gene encoding hydroxyisourate hydrolase produces the protein MGRLTTHVLDTSLGRPGEGIRIEVYRLEGADRTRITEVVTNDDGRCDAPILEGEAFAAGEYELVFHAGDYLDRQGVAGEAPRFLDVIPLRFGVADASQHYHVPLLLSPYSYSTYRGS, from the coding sequence ATGGGACGCCTGACCACCCACGTGCTGGATACGTCACTGGGCCGCCCGGGAGAGGGCATCCGCATCGAGGTCTATCGCCTCGAGGGCGCTGACCGCACTCGTATCACCGAGGTCGTCACCAATGACGACGGGCGCTGCGATGCGCCGATCCTGGAGGGAGAGGCCTTCGCCGCGGGCGAATACGAGCTGGTCTTCCATGCCGGGGACTACCTCGACCGCCAGGGCGTGGCCGGCGAGGCGCCGCGCTTCCTCGACGTGATTCCGCTGCGCTTCGGCGTCGCCGATGCCTCCCAGCACTATCACGTGCCCCTGTTGCTGTCGCCGTACAGCTATTCCACCTACCGCGGCAGCTGA
- the glcE gene encoding glycolate oxidase subunit GlcE codes for MANTTNPTRDRDISEGLGERIRQAGVDGTPLRIVGGDTKAFYGRPVEGEALSTREHRGITRYDPVELIVSVRAGTPLAELEAALAEHGQMLPFEPPHFGDAATVGGMAATGLSGPRRPWAGAVRDFVLGARVITHAGDEQRFGGEVMKNVAGYDLSRLMVGAQGSLGLLTEVTLKVLPRPSASHSLRLEMPLDQARQRLAEWGRQPLPLTAAAWQAGALHLRLEGGPGSVAATRERLGGEALAADFWDALREQRLAFFSGDDARPLWRLSLPQRARLEAEGLDEEVMLHDWAGAQRWLRSELPAETLREVCASVGGHATCLTPGAAAPFSPLAPGMAKYHRRLKAELDPKGIFNPGRLYAEL; via the coding sequence ATGGCCAACACCACGAACCCGACCCGGGACCGGGATATCAGCGAGGGCCTGGGAGAGCGCATCCGGCAGGCCGGCGTGGACGGCACGCCGCTGCGCATCGTCGGCGGCGACACCAAGGCCTTCTATGGCCGCCCGGTGGAGGGCGAGGCCCTCTCCACCCGCGAACACCGCGGCATCACCCGCTATGACCCGGTGGAACTGATCGTCTCGGTGCGTGCCGGCACACCGCTGGCCGAGCTCGAGGCGGCGCTGGCCGAGCACGGCCAGATGCTGCCCTTCGAGCCGCCCCACTTCGGCGACGCCGCCACCGTCGGCGGCATGGCCGCCACCGGCCTGTCCGGCCCGCGACGCCCCTGGGCCGGCGCCGTGCGCGACTTCGTGCTGGGCGCCCGGGTGATCACCCATGCCGGGGACGAGCAGCGCTTCGGTGGCGAGGTGATGAAGAACGTCGCCGGCTACGACCTCTCCCGGCTGATGGTCGGCGCCCAGGGCAGCCTGGGCCTGCTCACCGAAGTCACCCTCAAGGTGCTGCCCAGGCCGTCGGCCAGCCACAGCCTGCGCCTCGAGATGCCCCTGGACCAGGCCCGCCAGCGCCTGGCCGAGTGGGGGCGCCAGCCCTTGCCGCTGACCGCCGCCGCCTGGCAGGCCGGCGCCCTGCACCTGCGACTGGAGGGCGGCCCCGGCTCGGTGGCCGCCACCCGCGAGCGTCTCGGCGGCGAGGCGCTCGCGGCCGACTTCTGGGACGCACTGCGCGAGCAGCGCCTGGCCTTCTTTTCCGGTGACGACGCTCGCCCGCTGTGGAGGCTCTCGCTCCCCCAGCGGGCGCGGCTGGAGGCCGAGGGCCTCGACGAGGAGGTCATGCTCCACGACTGGGCCGGCGCCCAGCGCTGGCTGCGCAGCGAGCTGCCCGCCGAGACCCTGCGCGAGGTCTGCGCCAGCGTCGGCGGGCATGCCACCTGCCTGACCCCGGGCGCCGCCGCCCCCTTCTCCCCGCTGGCCCCGGGGATGGCGAAGTACCATCGCCGCCTCAAGGCCGAGCTGGACCCGAAGGGCATCTTCAACCCGGGCCGACTCTACGCGGAGCTATGA
- a CDS encoding heme-binding protein, producing MKTKCILGLNEVNAILDAAQREAERNHWNITVSIVDDSGELLGLRRLDGASPMTAKISAQKARTAAFSHKETQFFEEMINNGRTAFLSAPLEGLLEGGVPVVIDGQVIGAVGVSGVKADQDAQVAKAAVATLA from the coding sequence ATGAAGACCAAGTGCATCCTGGGCCTCAACGAGGTCAACGCCATTCTGGACGCCGCTCAACGAGAGGCGGAGCGGAACCACTGGAACATCACCGTCTCGATCGTCGACGACAGCGGCGAGCTGCTCGGCCTGCGCCGTCTGGATGGAGCCTCGCCGATGACGGCCAAGATCAGCGCCCAGAAGGCCCGCACCGCCGCGTTCAGCCACAAGGAGACCCAGTTCTTCGAGGAGATGATCAATAACGGTCGCACCGCCTTCCTCTCCGCCCCCTTGGAGGGGCTCCTGGAGGGCGGCGTACCGGTGGTTATCGATGGCCAGGTGATCGGCGCCGTAGGCGTTTCCGGCGTCAAGGCCGACCAGGACGCCCAGGTAGCGAAGGCCGCGGTGGCAACCCTGGCCTGA